A genomic region of Zea mays cultivar B73 chromosome 6, Zm-B73-REFERENCE-NAM-5.0, whole genome shotgun sequence contains the following coding sequences:
- the LOC100217021 gene encoding putative leucine-rich repeat transmembrane protein kinase family protein precursor, whose translation MDASSSLSLLALVTMLSLLHSATTDAAAGLPAARTSHRRLLLLHQQDTNLAALPPPARVHVVPVDVHVPSHGTGSFPAASPGPHGGKNGPSEAAPATPATAAAYLSRSMRWLYMVAVPAVALLALAGLACWLLCRKSAVATIGPWKTGLSGQLQKAFVTGVPKLQRSELERACEDFSNIVVSYPHYTVYKGTLSTGVEIAVVSTMITSSKEWTEHSESCFRRKVDALSRINHKNFVNLLGFCEEEEPFTRMMVLEYAPNGTLHESLHAEDFERIAWRGRMRIVMGLAYCVQHMHELSPPVAHPDMQSSSVLLSEDGAAKIADMSVWHEVISQGKTTTNGDEQASSAGLLAGNVYSFGALLLEIISGKLPTPYPAHERSLQMTSALVERVTNDDRSVASLLDPTLGGDHREDELAVIGEVIRACMQSDPRRRPSMREVAARLREAVGISPVAATPRLSPLWWAELEVLSAAEAS comes from the exons ATGGACGCGTCGAGCTCCCTGTCCCTCCTCGCACTGGTGACCATGCTCAGCCTCCTCCACTCCGCCACGACCGACGCCGCCGCGGGTCTGCCGGCGGCGCGGACGAGCCACCGGAGGCTACTGCTGCTACACCAGCAGGACACCAACCTCGCCGCGCTGCCTCCGCCTGCACGCGTGCACGTCGTCCCAGTCGACGTCCACGTCCCTTCTCATGGAACCGGCTCTTTTCCGGCAGCGTCTCCCGGTCCACACGGGGGCAAGAACGGTCCGAGTGAGGCAGCGCCAGCGAcgccggcgacggcggcggcctaTCTGTCGAGATCCATGAGGTGGCTGTACATGGTTGCGGTTCCGGCGGTCGCCCTGCTGGCGCTCGCTGGACTGGCGTGCTGGCTTCTGTGTCGCAAGAGCGCCGTTGCCACCATTGGGCCTTGGAAGACCGGGCTCAGTGGCCAGTTGCAGAAAGCGTTCGTTACAG GAGTACCGAAGCTGCAGCGGTCAGAGCTGGAACGTGCCTGCGAGGACTTCAGCAACATCGTGGTGAGCTACCCGCACTACACCGTCTACAAGGGAACTCTATCGACCGGCGTCGAGATCGCCGTGGTGTCCACCATGATCACGTCGAGCAAGGAGTGGACAGAGCATTCAGAGAGCTGCTTCCGGAGAAAG GTAGACGCCCTGTCGCGAATAAACCACAAGAACTTCGTCAACCTGCTCGGCTTCTGCGAGGAGGAAGAACCGTTCACCAGGATGATGGTGCTCGAGTACGCGCCGAACGGGACGCTCCACGAGAGCCTTCATG CCGAGGATTTCGAGCGCATCGCTTGGCGAGGTAGGATGAGGATCGTCATGGGACTAGCGTACTGCGTCCAGCACATGCACGAGCTCAGCCCTCCCGTGGCGCACCCTGACATGCAGTCGAGCTCCGTACTGCTATCTGAAGACGGCGCTGCGAAG ATAGCGGACATGAGCGTTTGGCACGAAGTGATTTCTCAAGGCAAAACGACGACAAATGGTGACGAACAAGCGTCGTCCGCTGGCCTGCTGGCGGGGAATGTGTACAGCTTCGGTGCTCTGCTGCTTGAGATCATCTCCGGGAAGCTTCCGACTCCATACCCCGCACACGAGCGCTCCCTGCAGATGACCTCG gCTCTGGTGGAGCGCGTAACCAACGACGACCGGAGCGTAGCCTCGTTGCTTGATCCAACGCTGGGTGGAGACCACAGGGAAGACGAGCTAGCGGTCATCGGCGAGGTGATCCGGGCCTGCATGCAGAGCGACCCGAGGCGAAGGCCGAGCATGAGGGAGGTCGCCGCCAGGCTGAGGGAGGCCGTGGGTATCTCGCCGGTCGCTGCGACGCCGAGGCTGTCTCCGCTCTGGTGGGCCGAGCTGGAGGTCCTTTCCGCCGCGGAAGCAAGCTAA